A stretch of the Bos indicus isolate NIAB-ARS_2022 breed Sahiwal x Tharparkar chromosome 13, NIAB-ARS_B.indTharparkar_mat_pri_1.0, whole genome shotgun sequence genome encodes the following:
- the MC3R gene encoding melanocortin receptor 3, giving the protein MNASCCLHSAQPKLPNSSEHVAAPSFSNQSSSRFCEQVFIKPEVFLALGIISLLENILVILAVVRNGNLHSPMYFFLCSLAVADMLVSVSNALETIMIAVVNSDYLTLEDQFIQHMDNVFDSMICISLVASICNLLAIAVDRYVTIFYALRYHSIMTVRKALALIVAIWLGCGICGVVFIVYSESKMVIVCLVTMFLAMLLLMGTLYVHMFLFARLHVKRIAALPPADGAAPQQHSCMKGAVTITILLGVFVFCWAPFFLHLVLIITCPTNPYCVCYTAHFNTYLVLIMCNSVIDPLIYAFRSLELRNTFKEILCSCNGMNLG; this is encoded by the coding sequence ATGAATGCTTCGTGCTGTCTGCACTCGGCTCAACCAAAGCTGCCTAACAGCTCAGAGCACGTCGCTGCCCCTTCCTTCAGCAACCAGAGCAGCAGCCGCTTCTGTGAGCAGGTCTTCATCAAGCCTGAGGTCTTCCTGGCCCTGGGCATCATCAGCCTGCTGGAAAACATCCTGGTCATCCTGGCCGTGGTCAGGAACGGCAACCTGCActcccccatgtacttcttcctctgcaGCCTGGCCGTGGCCGACATGCTGGTGAGTGTGTCCAATGCCCTGGAGACCATCATGATCGCCGTGGTCAACAGCGACTACCTGACCTTGGAGGACCAGTTCATCCAGCACATGGACAATGTCTTTGACTCCATGATCTGCATCTCCCTGGTGGCCTCCATCTGCAACCTTCTGGCCATTGCGGTTGACAGGTATGTCACCATCTTCTATGCACTCCGCTACCACAGCATCATGACCGTGAGGAAGGCACTGGCCCTGATTGTGGCCATCTGGCTGGGCTGCGGCATCTGCGGTGTGGTGTTTATCGTCTACTCCGAGAGCAAGATGGTCATCGTGTGCCTGGTCACCATGTTCCTTGCCATGCTGCTGCTCATGGGCACCCTCTACGTGCACATGTTCCTCTTCGCCCGGCTGCACGTCAAGCGCATTGCCGCGCTGCCACCCGCTGATGGAGCGGCCCCGCAGCAGCACTCCTGCATGAAGGGGGCGGTCACCATCACCATCCTGCTGGGGGTCTTCGTCTTCTGCTGGGCCCCCTTCTTCCTCCATCTTGTCCTCATAATAACCTGCCCCACCAACCCCTACTGCGTCTGCTACACTGCCCACTTCAATACCTACCTGGTCCTCATCATGTGTAACTCCGTCATCGACCCGCTCATCTATGCCTTCCGGAGCCTGGAGCTGCGCAACACCTTCAAGGAGATCCTCTGCAGTTGCAACGGCATGAACTTGGGATAA